Proteins from one Acomys russatus unplaced genomic scaffold, mAcoRus1.1, whole genome shotgun sequence genomic window:
- the LOC127186648 gene encoding dual specificity protein phosphatase 15-like codes for MTVTGLGWREVLEAIKATRPIANPNPGFRQQLEEFGWGSSQKLRRQLEERFGESPFRDEEDLRTLLPLCRRCRQGSATTAATLVTASRLPRGPYSAWWPRSPRDAPRPLTC; via the coding sequence ATGACTGTGACTGGACTCGGCTGGCGGGAAGTACTTGAAGCCATCAAGGCCACCCGGCCCATTGCCAACCCAAACCCAGGCTTTAGGCAGCAGCTTGAAGAGTTTGGCTGGGGAAGCTCCCAGAAGCTTCGCCGGCAGCTGGAGGAACGCTTCGGGGAGAGCCCGTTCCGGGACGAAGAGGACTTGCGCACGCTGCTGCCTCTCTGCAGGCGTTGTCGCCAGGGCTCGGCGACCACCGCGGCTACTTTGGTCACAGCGTCTCGGCTTCCGAGGGGACCCTACAGCGCCTGGTGGCCGCGATCGCCGCGGGACGCCCCCCGGCCGCTGACGTGCTGA